Proteins from one Fragaria vesca subsp. vesca linkage group LG6, FraVesHawaii_1.0, whole genome shotgun sequence genomic window:
- the LOC101315173 gene encoding uncharacterized protein LOC101315173, with amino-acid sequence MSSMELEAMEACDSDNTQMSEQSLMTITELYVLQNQNGRSRGEPELQKKVNKLRSIKLAKSPSRRRSKYRSNDATADIPQNSGRVLIRRSSFKPVNNLTRMSSVKFKNSLVRKSSGETQLNKHRSSSSPNFLKETCCSSEKRTQIQCSPRCSSESSYCSTSNSTPNSAHKSARLSRTKSKARVIRKHSEISEFPELGVQRATCSSALKHSKSPPEAKDVHAEGSESEGTSATKPCPFTYCSLHGHRHANVPPLKSLISIRRRLLKTQRGTKLATRSTVKAKKSGKLKEDGMNKMVSNGHAEVHGTTSPVVEKLGPEETLQVHDDTCSKEDEDNYDLSDDSGKLFRETLEESLQETTDFATVEHHALVSPTSLGDLCLEGCIEPVSEVTNTDLKEEKCAASCHNECIDFTCTDKSNSSRPKSIPENVESDDCTNDLVVESTSDNESHEKNCALGCEAPGEQTIAIEQNDGSLVTDKVGSLELDKNESVECSMQSKNHKYITMWKLMYKHAVKGNPEAVENPVPLHGEDKEDQVEGTTGVLITNNPSFPETDEHTVPKNHSGGDQTLELCQQNAIDLVQEAFDKILLPEVQGSLYDDQSVTSGISSDQDGLQRRIDEGEEHITLTYGDSSDVRIVQNTEEAQLEAERSNATKEKAVEVVEDKFEQNTRKRWSSLKKFILLKRFVKAIEKVRNLSYQKPDFLPVDPDPEAEKINLCRLEVKHSKSADEWMLDYALQKVISKLSPPQQRRVALLVEAFETVLPFPDIRTHPRSKAIGSTEADLQACNGLSIQNADETVKECDSGNSAKILLGCMSCPEEYSSKCTDKFIDVELDEQPSPVRSSMLKESSAEDWSTKTEVDIPASGATVDDQQETHSIKTCNEEDTVFTNTDDTEFPSVSLSESKGPQFCIETCLKQEEDGSTGYEVLENETVQEIPTEHISVSSLDRVYMNPDVESSNGETGKLTTNCNGAESDLSEDMVVSLARRTKTAREGSNGNSGCFQGSPPPEESHSESNIDATYVTQLEKQNYTRLWYFVYKHMVSSIAEKDGDEPPDGADEEQGNDKTLPQAEMDPKLSVTNQQAVNKNNELRHIETIKLVEKAIDEILLPETHDESEDDLAKTRDLIPDQEPPENNIGIERKCFTTFSNFAKDSFRESKKKAGEDPEEILLTSDNAVIKDEEKEVLMVEEKPKQKMSKNWRNLKKMIMLNRFIKALEKGKKSNSREPKYLLLEPDPEAEKVNLKHQNMDERKNAEEWMLDYALQKAVAKLTPARSRKVALLVEAFETVIPNKGIPNPFKPEVIR; translated from the exons ATGAGTTCCATGGAGCTTGAAGCTATGGAGGCATGTGATTCAGATAATACCCAAATGTCGGAGCAGTCTTTGATGACGATTACTGAATTATATGTTCTCCAAAACCAGAATGGTAGAAGCAGAGGAGAACCGGAGCTGCAGAAAAAGGTGAACAAGCTGAGATCAATCAAGCTTGCAAAATCGCCGTCAAGAAGAAGATCCAAGTACAGATCCAATGATGCAACTGCAGATATTCCACAG AACTCAGGTAGAGTATTGATAAGGAGGTCTAGTTTTAAGCCTGTTAACAATTTAACAAGAATGTCGAGTGTGAAATTCAAGAACTCTTTGGTGAGGAAAAGCTCTGGAGAAACCCAACTGAATAAGCATAGATCATCATCATCACCGAACTTTTTGAAGGAGACTTGCTGCTCTAGTGAGAAAAGGACCCAGATTCAGTGTAGTCCCCGCTGCTCTTCGGAATCGAGTTATTGCAGCACTAGTAATTCAACCCCCAACTCTGCTCACAAGTCAGCAAGACTGTCTAGAACAAAATCCAAGGCTCGTGTGATTCGGAAACATTCTGAAATCTCTGAATTTCCAGAGTTGGGGGTGCAAAGAGCTACATGCTCTTCAGCTCTCAAGCATTCCAAGTCCCCTCCAGAGGCGAAGGATGTTCATGCAGAAGGAAGTGAATCCGAAGGAACTTCAGCTACCAAGCCTTGTCCATTCACTTATTGTTCTCTTCATGGCCATCGCCACGCTAATGTACCTCCACTCAAGAGCCTCATTTCAATAAGGAGGCGCTTATTGAAGACTCAGAGGGGAACAAAACTGGCAACTCGATCCACAGTTAAAGCAAAAAAGTCTGGCAAACTTAAGGAAGATGGGATGAATAAAATGGTCAGCAATGGACATGCTGAAGTTCATGGAACAACCTCTCCTGTGGTAGAGAAATTGGGCCCCGAAGAGACTTTACAAGTCCATGATGACACTTGCAGCAAAGAAGATGAAGACAACTACGATCTTTCCGATGATTCTGGGAAGCTGTTTCGTGAAACTTTGGAGGAGAGTCTGCAGGAAACAACTGATTTTGCCACAGTAGAACACCATGCTTTGGTGTCACCTACATCACTTGGTGATTTATGTCTGGAAGGTTGCATTGAACCAGTTTCTGAAGTCACCAACACAGACCTAAAAGAAGAGAAATGTGCAGCATCTTGTCACAATGAATGTATTGATTTCACTTGCACTGATAAATCGAACAGCAGCAGACCTAAATCAATTCCAGAAAATGTTGAATCTGATGATTGCACTAATGATCTTGTTGTGGAATCAACAAGTGACAATGAAAGCCATGAAAAGAATTGTGCTTTGGGTTGTGAGGCACCAGGGGAACAAACAATAGCCATTGAGCAAAACGATGGTAGTTTGGTGACAGACAAAGTTGGTAGTCTGGAGTTGGACAAAAATGAAAGTGTGGAGTGTAGTATGCAGTCAAAAAATCACAAGTATATCACTATGTGGAAATTAATGTACAAACATGCAGTAAAGGGTAACCCAGAAGCTGTTGAAAACCCTGTCCCTCTTCATGGGGAAGACAAAGAAGATCAAGTGGAAGGTACCACTGGCGTGCTTATAACCAACAATCCATCTTTTCCTGAAACAGATGAGCATACAGTTCCGAAAAATCACAGTGGAGGAGACCAAACACTTGAGCTCTGTCAGCAAAATGCAATTGATCTAGTCCAGGAAGCATTTGACAAAATTCTTCTCCCAGAAGTTCAGGGCAGCTTATATGATGATCAATCAGTTACTAGTGGCATAAGCTCAGACCAAGATGGATTGCAGCGGAGGATTGATGAAGGAGAGGAGCATATAACCTTAACTTATGGTGATTCTTCAGATGTCAGAATCGTACAAAATACAGAAGAAGCACAGTTAGAAGCTGAAAGGAGCAATGCTACAAAAGAGAAAGCAGTGGAAGTAGTGGAAGACAAGTTTGAACAGAACACACGCAAGCGCTGGAGCAGTCTGAAAAAGTTCATTCTTCTCAAGAGATTTGTCAAGGCAATTGAAAAGGTAAGGAACCTCAGTTACCAGAAACCAGATTTCCTACCCGTAGATCCTGACCCAGAGGCAGAAAAAATTAATCTATGTCGGCTGGAAGTTAAACACAGTAAGAGTGCTGATGAATGGATGCTTGATTACGCACTTCAAAAGGTGATATCTAAGCTGTCTCCACCTCAACAAAGAAGAGTGGCATTACTTGTAGAAGCTTTTGAAACTGTTCTCCCTTTCCCTGATATTAGAACTCACCCGAGGTCCAAAGCAATAGGTTCGACTGAAGCAGATCTTCAAGCCTGCAATGGCTTGTCCATTCAAAATGCTGATGAAACTGTTAAAGAGTGTGATTCTGGGAATTCTGCCAAAATCTTGCTCGGCTGTATGTCATGTCCCGAAGAATATTCAAGTAAGTGTACAGATAAGTTCATTGATGTTGAACTGGATGAACAGCCAAGTCCAGTGAGATCTTCTATGCTCAAAGAATCAAGTGCAGAAGACTGGTCCACTAAAACAGAAGTCGATATACCTGCTTCTGGAGCCACAGTTGACGACCAGCAAGAGACACATTCCATCAAGACTTGTAACGAGGAGGACACAGTCTTTACCAATACCGATGATACAGAGTTTCCCAGTGTTTCCTTATCAGAAAGTAAAGGTCCCCAATTCTGTATAGAAACCTGCTTGAAGCAAGAAGAAGATGGTAGCACCGGTTATGAAGTTCTCGAAAATGAAACAGTTCAAGAGATCCCCACAGAACATATTTCTGTCAGTAGTTTGGATCGTGTATATATGAATCCTGATGTGGAAAGCAGTAATGGAGAGACAGGTAAACTAACCACCAACTGCAATGGTGCAGAATCAGATTTGTCTGAGGACATGGTGGTCTCTCTAGCCCGAAGAACTAAGACAGCAAGAGAAGGATCAAATGGAAATTCTGGATGCTTTCAAGGATCGCCTCCACCTGAAGAATCTCATTCGGAAAGCAATATTGATGCAACATATGTTACTCAGTTGGAAAAACAGAACTACACAAGGCTATGGTACTTTGTGTATAAGCACATGGTATCAAGCATTGCTGAAAAAGATGGAGATGAACCACCTGATGGAGCAGATGAGGAACAAGGAAATGATAAAACGTTGCCCCAAGCAGAGATGGATCCAAAGCTGAGCGTGACGAATCAGCAGGCAGTCAACAAAAATAATGAACTCCGCCATATTGAAACTATCAAGCTGGTGGAGAAAGCGATTGATGAAATCCTTCTTCCAGAAACCCATGACGAATCAGAAGACGATTTAGCAAAAACTAGGGACTTAATTCCAGACCAGGAACCACCAGAAAATAATATTGGCATAGAAAGAAAATGTTTCACAACTTTTTCCAACTTCGCCAAAGATAGCTTCAGAGAATCAAAGAAGAAAGCAGGGGAAGATCCAGAAGAAATATTGCTCACATCTGATAATGCTGTCATTAAGGATGAAGAAAAGGAAGTGCTGATGGTAGAAGAAAAACCTAAACAGAAGATGTCAAAGAACTGGAGAAATCTGAAGAAAATGATTATGCTTAATAGGTTTATCAAGGCATTGGAGAAAGGAAAGAAGTCCAACTCACGAGAGCCAAAATATCTGCTCTTGGAGCCTGACCCTGAAGCAGAAAAAGTTAATTTAAAGCATCAAAACATGGACGAGAGGAAGAATGCTGAGGAGTGGATGCTTGATTATGCTCTTCAAAAGGCTGTTGCTAAGTTAACTCCTGCTCGGAGTAGAAAAGTAGCACTTCTTGTTGAGGCTTTTGAAACAGTTATTCCAAATAAGGGAATTCCGAACCCATTCAAGCCAGAAGTCATTCGCTGA